GAGGTAAAGAAGAGGGTGCTGCGCGCCCTCTCTTACGTGAGGCTCCAGCATAGGGCCAACTTCAGGCCGCTGAGCCTGTCGGGCGGCGAGCAGCAGCGGGTGGCCATAGCGAGGGCGCTGGTGAAGGAGCCCGCGATCCTGCTGGCCGACGAGCCTACGGGCAACCTCGATCCCGCCCTGGCCATGGAGATAATGGGGCTCTTCAGGGAGGTCAACAACAAGGGGACCACCGTCGTGGTGGCCACTCACGACCACGCCGTCATATCCCGCTTCAACAAGAGGGTCGTCACTCTCGAGGGCGGGAAGGTCGCAGGCTGATGGGGGCCGCCTCCAGTCTCCTCTACGCGGCCCAGAGCGCCGTCCAGGGGTTGAGGGAGAACCTGGTCACCACCTTCCTGACGGCCGTGACCGTGGGCTTCGCCCTCGCCATCTTCGCCTTCTTCCTCGTCGTCTTCGTCAACGTCAACTCCATGCTCGAGGCGTGGAGCGACCGCACCCACATTGTGGTCTACCTCGACGACGGGGCCGTAAAGGACGTGGAGGCCCTGAAGAAGAAGGTGGCCGCCCTTGCGGGCGTTGTGGGCGTCCGTTACGTCTCGAAGGTCGAGGCCCTCGCCGCGCTCAAGGAGGATCTCGAGGGCCACGAGGAGCTTCTCGACGGCGTGGGGCCCGACGCCCTGCCGGCCTCCCTGGAGGTGAAGCTCGACGCGGAGAGCATCGAGAGCGGCGGGCTTGAGAGGGTGGTGTCGGTCATCAGCGGCTTCGACTGGGCCGCCGACGTGCAGTACGGAGCCGAGTGGGCCGAGCGTTTCGCCTCCATCGTCCGCTTCGTCGAGGGACTCGCCCTCTGGCTCGGCGTCTTCCTGCTCGCGGCGGCGGTCTTCATCATATCGAACACCATACGCCTCACCGTATACGCAAGGCGCGAGGAGATCGAGATCATGAGGCTCATCGGGGCCTCGGCCCGGTTCATAAGGGTGCCCTTTCTCATCGAGGGTATCGTACAGGGGCTCATGGGAGGCGCGGCGGCGGCGCTCATGCTGCTGGCCGCAAGGCGTCTGCTCTCGGCGCGCATACCCGCCCACTTCGCTTTCGTGCTGGAGCTGCCCGTAGGCGCCGCGGAGACCGCGGTGCTC
The DNA window shown above is from Deltaproteobacteria bacterium and carries:
- a CDS encoding ABC transporter permease, with product MGAASSLLYAAQSAVQGLRENLVTTFLTAVTVGFALAIFAFFLVVFVNVNSMLEAWSDRTHIVVYLDDGAVKDVEALKKKVAALAGVVGVRYVSKVEALAALKEDLEGHEELLDGVGPDALPASLEVKLDAESIESGGLERVVSVISGFDWAADVQYGAEWAERFASIVRFVEGLALWLGVFLLAAAVFIISNTIRLTVYARREEIEIMRLIGASARFIRVPFLIEGIVQGLMGGAAAALMLLAARRLLSARIPAHFAFVLELPVGAAETAVLLAAAGVILGAAGSVFSLGRFLKV